The Cloeon dipterum chromosome X, ieCloDipt1.1, whole genome shotgun sequence genome includes a window with the following:
- the slx1 gene encoding structure-specific endonuclease subunit SLX1 yields the protein MASCSDIEECESEIEEHFYGVYLLYCTNPKYLGRTYVGFTVNPLRRVKQHNRGSQFGGARRTSNKGPWDMVLIVHGFPNDVAALRFEWAWQHPWRSRRLAHLGISKSARRTMTFCLSVVNEMLRVGPWRRLPLTLRWLQPKYYAPLKNPLPDHMKIVKGSLRKADQPHEALAASEECRECGRKSGLKTLRCLYCSFSAHAACWLRRIGSKGLVIPIDGTCPSCKKNVMWGRLVIANRPPKSAQDS from the exons ATGGCTAGCTGCAGTGACATAGAAGAGTGTGAGAGTGAAATTGAGGAGCATTTTTACGGAGTGTATCTTTTGTACTGCACAAATCCTAAATACCTAGGACGCACGTATGTGGGCTTCACTGTAAACCCACTTAGAAGAGTTAAGCAACACAACAGGGGCTCCCAGTTTGGCGGTGCAAGGAGAACGAGCAACAAAGGACCCTG gGACATGGTGCTCATTGTACATGGCTTTCCAAATGATGTAGCAGCACTGAGA tTTGAATGGGCTTGGCAACATCCATGGAGGTCTCGGCGCCTGGCACACTTGGGGATTTCTAAATCGGCTAGGAGAACCATGACGTTCTGTCTTAGCGTTGTAAATGAAATGCTGAGAGTAGGACCCTGGCGCAGATTACCTCTGACACTGAGGTGGCTACAGCCAAAATATTATGCTCCCCTCAAG AATCCACTCCCAGATCACATGAAAATCGTGAAGGGCTCCCTTCGAAAGGCCGACCAGCCTCACGAAGCTCTAGCTGCGAGCGAAGAATGTCGCGAGTGTGGTCGCAAAAGTGGCCTCAAGACCCTTCGCTGCCTCTATTGTTCATTCTCAGCACATGCGGCTTGTTGGTTACGACGAATTGGATCTAAAGGACTGGTGATACCTATTGATGGGACTTGCCCGAgttgcaagaaaaatgtgATGTGGGGGCGATTGGTAATAGCGAATCGGCCTCCAAAATCTGCTCAAGACAGCTAA
- the TfIIFalpha gene encoding general transcription factor IIF subunit 1 codes for MSQKFPEKMSTSSSNVNEYVIRCPKNTSKKFQVMRFASERDLDFKKWSNVKMERENNLREFKGVADEDQPKFGAGSEFGRDQREEARRKKLGIVSKKYRPDDQPWLLKVGGKTGKKFKGIRDGGINQNAAYYIFFHAPGGHIEAYPLQEWYNFVATQRFKALTCEEADEYFNKRNQQIDFYNVMYRKRCRGETEEKDAEALKEEKKKGKSKKEFSISEMDEWMDSSDDDDDDDDGSGGEDKKEEKANKKKIKKGVDKNKKKKKKGSDDEATEESDDGDEEGREHEYISDSSSSESEHEETKQLRGVAEEDALRKLLNSDDESDEEQKEEEKKDEEVKQEEDEEKASKLTKKSKKKPEKKESKESSTDLSSNSDEEDKKPPEDVKPALQQPEKRKAATDTPPSSPPHKKARSEGVSDSMEEAVRRYLSRKPMTTTELIQKFNRKKNGISGDQLLKQMTNILKRINPSKQTIKGKMYLSIKN; via the exons ATGTctcaaaaatttccagaaaaaatgaGCACATCATCATCCAAT gTTAATGAATACGTAATACGGTGTCCAAA AAACACCAGCAAGAAGTTCCAAGTCATGAGGTTTGCTTCAGAAAGAGATCtcgactttaaaaaatggtctAACGTGAAGATGGAAAGAGAAAACAACCTTCGCGAGTTCAAGGGCGTTGCTGATGAGGATCAGCCTAAGTTTGGTGCTGGCAGTGAATTCgg TCGTGATCAAAGGGAAGAAGCTCGCCGTAAAAAGTTGGGAATTGTCAGCAAGAAGTACCGCCCTGATGACCAGCCGTGGCTCTTGAAGGTTGGAGGAAAAACCGGCAAGAAGTTCAAAGGCATACGAGACGGAGGAATCAATCAAAACGCCGCCTACTACATTTTCTTCCATGCCCCAGGAGGCCACATCGAAGCTTATCCACTTCAAGAGTG GTATAATTTTGTCGCTACTCAGAGATTTAAGGCTTTAACTTGCGAAGAAGCTGATGAGTACTTCAACAAGAGAAACCAGCAAATTGATTTCTACAATGTCATGTACCGAAAAAGATGTCGTGGTGAGACTGAGGAAAAAGATGCCGAAGCTCTTAAAGAGGAAAAG AAAAAGGGCAAATCCAAGAAAGAATTTTCGATATCTGAGATGGATGAGTGGATGGATTCttctgatgatgatgatgacgatgatgatgGATCTGGAGGTGAGgacaaaaaagaggaaaaggccaacaagaagaaaattaagaagGGCGTGGACAAgaacaagaagaagaagaaaaagggtTCTGACGATGAGGCTACTGAGGAGAGCGACGATGGAGACGAGGAGGGCAGGGAGCACGAGTACATCTCAGACTCAAGTTCATCTGAATCTGAACACGAAGAGACGAAACAGCTGAGG GGAGTGGCTGAGGAAGATGCACTGCGCAAATTGCTGAATTCTGATGATGAGTCTGATGAAGAGCAAAAAGAAGAGGAGAAGAAGGACGAAGAGGTCAAGCAAGAGGAAGATGAAGAGAAAGCTTCCAAACTCACAAAGAAGAGCAAGAAGAAGCCGGAGAAGAAGGAGAGCAAGGAATCAAGTACAGATCTCAGTTCAAACAGTGATGAAGAGGACAAGAAACCTCCTGAGGATGTTAAACCAGCTCTGCAGCAGCCTGAAAAGAGAAAGGCGGCGACAGACACTCCTCCTTCTTCACCTCCTCACAAGAAGGCCAGATCTGAAGGAGTCAG TGATAGCATGGAGGAAGCAGTCCGACGCTACCTGAGCCGTAAACCAATGACCACCACAGAACTTATTCAGAAATTCAACCGGAAGAAAAATGGCATATCTGGTGATCAGTTGCTGAAACAGATGACAAACATTCTAAAGAGGATCAATCCCAGCAAGCAAACCATCAAGGGAAAGATGTATCTCtccatcaaaaattaa